The following proteins are encoded in a genomic region of Saccharopolyspora antimicrobica:
- a CDS encoding DUF2567 domain-containing protein, producing the protein MAESPHEFHGTRAVPERVGTELDHLLPPLAAPPVPRVVVKADLLPAVSAVSLIALLGLPAGWVWSRLAPPQQSVLGPNGSLTPLLVESYHGFDAIAVFALLTFGLGLLTSSVLWWVRRRRGPVLLIAGALGSLVASWLGVQMGVSFASGLYPMPPNPQLGDLITVAPEIGTNWVLLAQPLAVALGYGLAASWNGLDDLGRRLP; encoded by the coding sequence GTGGCGGAGAGTCCCCACGAATTCCACGGCACTCGTGCCGTCCCGGAGCGGGTCGGGACCGAACTGGACCACCTGCTGCCCCCGCTCGCCGCCCCGCCGGTGCCGCGCGTCGTGGTGAAGGCCGACCTGCTGCCCGCGGTGAGCGCGGTGTCGTTGATCGCCCTGCTCGGGCTGCCCGCGGGCTGGGTGTGGTCCCGGCTGGCGCCGCCGCAGCAGAGCGTGCTCGGGCCGAACGGCTCGCTGACCCCGCTGCTGGTGGAGAGCTACCACGGCTTCGACGCGATCGCGGTCTTCGCGCTGCTGACCTTCGGCCTCGGGCTGCTCACGTCCTCCGTGCTCTGGTGGGTGCGCCGCCGTCGCGGCCCGGTGCTGCTGATCGCGGGTGCGCTCGGCTCGCTGGTGGCGTCCTGGCTCGGCGTGCAGATGGGCGTCTCGTTCGCCTCCGGGCTGTACCCGATGCCGCCGAACCCGCAGCTGGGCGACCTGATCACGGTGGCGCCCGAGATCGGCACGAACTGGGTCCTGCTGGCGCAACCGCTCGCGGTCGCCCTCGGCTACGGCCTCGCGGCCTCTTGGAACGGCCTGGACGACCTCGGTCGTCGCCTGCCCTGA